A genome region from Manihot esculenta cultivar AM560-2 chromosome 5, M.esculenta_v8, whole genome shotgun sequence includes the following:
- the LOC110615448 gene encoding dof zinc finger protein 1 isoform X2 — MEVSRPTTTLERSKVRPQKDRALNCPRCNSTNTKFCYYNNYSLSQPRYLCKTCRRYWTDGGSLRNVPVGGGSRKNKRPSSVSSSLEQLPDFTTTPQASQNPKIHQDRDLNLAYPPSNQDYGNVSKFARNLNPSSSSSVPSHHISAMDLLKTGMTSRGLGPLISLPVADPNTVNSTGFSLQEFKPTLNFFLEGFASGGYENIQGVQETGPRLLFPMEELKPVPGNTEYDQNREQGDTSGFWNGIY, encoded by the coding sequence ATGGAAGTTTCAAGGCCTACTACTACTTTAGAGAGAAGCAAGGTAAGGCCTCAAAAGGATCGAGCTTTGAATTGTCCAAGGTGCAACTCCACCAACACCAAATTTTGTTATTACAACAACTATAGTCTCTCTCAGCCAAGATACTTATGCAAGACTTGTAGAAGGTATTGGACTGATGGTGGCTCTCTAAGAAATGTTCCTGTAGGCGGAGGTTCAAGAAAGAACAAGAGACCATCATCAGTTTCATCTTCTTTAGAGCAGCTTCCTGATTTCACCACAACCCCTCAAGCTTCTCAAAACCCTAAGATCCATCAAGACCGAGATCTCAACTTAGCTTATCCTCCTTCAAATCAAGATTATGGTAATGTATCCAAGTTTGCGCGAAATCTAAACCCTAGTTCTTCATCATCTGTGCCTTCTCATCATATATCAGCAATGGATCTTCTCAAGACTGGTATGACTTCAAGGGGATTGGGTCCTTTGATATCGTTGCCTGTTGCTGATCCAAACACAGTAAATTCAACTGGGTTTTCTCTGCAAGAGTTCAAGCCAACCCTTAATTTTTTCTTGGAAGGGTTTGCGAGTGGTGGGTATGAGAACATTCAAGGAGTGCAAGAGACTGGCCCCAGGCTCTTGTTCCCTATGGAGGAGTTGAAGCCTGTTCCAGGCAACACTGAGTATGATCAAAATAGAGAGCAAGGTGATACAAGTGGATTCTGGAATGGAATATATTAG
- the LOC110615871 gene encoding protein yippee-like At4g27740, translating to MEESSDYPLFSCRNCRNPLAFHSDLISKTYKAKSGQAYMFSNAMNIALGRREDRQMITGVYTIADVYCRNCGEALGWMYLRASDPKQKYKEGNFVLEKLKIFQENY from the exons ATGGAAGAATCCAGTGACTATCCCTTGTTCAGCTGCAGAAATTGCAGAAATCCTCTTGCCTTTCACAGCGATCTCATTTCTAAAACTTATAAG GCAAAATCAGGGCAGGCATATATGTTCTCTAATGCAATGAATATTGCGTTGGGGAGAAGAGAAGACAGGCAGATGATTACTGGTGTTTATACAATTGCTGATGTCTACTGCAGAAATTGTGGTGAGGCATTAGGTTGGATGTATTTGAGAGCTTCTGATCCTAAACAGAAGTACAAAGAAGGCAATTTTGTActggaaaaactcaagattttcCAGGAAAATTACTAG
- the LOC110615448 gene encoding dof zinc finger protein 1 isoform X1: protein MDTAQWTQGTGLAKPMEVSRPTTTLERSKVRPQKDRALNCPRCNSTNTKFCYYNNYSLSQPRYLCKTCRRYWTDGGSLRNVPVGGGSRKNKRPSSVSSSLEQLPDFTTTPQASQNPKIHQDRDLNLAYPPSNQDYGNVSKFARNLNPSSSSSVPSHHISAMDLLKTGMTSRGLGPLISLPVADPNTVNSTGFSLQEFKPTLNFFLEGFASGGYENIQGVQETGPRLLFPMEELKPVPGNTEYDQNREQGDTSGFWNGIY, encoded by the exons ATGGATACTGCTCAGTGGACACAG GGGACTGGATTGGCTAAACCCATGGAAGTTTCAAGGCCTACTACTACTTTAGAGAGAAGCAAGGTAAGGCCTCAAAAGGATCGAGCTTTGAATTGTCCAAGGTGCAACTCCACCAACACCAAATTTTGTTATTACAACAACTATAGTCTCTCTCAGCCAAGATACTTATGCAAGACTTGTAGAAGGTATTGGACTGATGGTGGCTCTCTAAGAAATGTTCCTGTAGGCGGAGGTTCAAGAAAGAACAAGAGACCATCATCAGTTTCATCTTCTTTAGAGCAGCTTCCTGATTTCACCACAACCCCTCAAGCTTCTCAAAACCCTAAGATCCATCAAGACCGAGATCTCAACTTAGCTTATCCTCCTTCAAATCAAGATTATGGTAATGTATCCAAGTTTGCGCGAAATCTAAACCCTAGTTCTTCATCATCTGTGCCTTCTCATCATATATCAGCAATGGATCTTCTCAAGACTGGTATGACTTCAAGGGGATTGGGTCCTTTGATATCGTTGCCTGTTGCTGATCCAAACACAGTAAATTCAACTGGGTTTTCTCTGCAAGAGTTCAAGCCAACCCTTAATTTTTTCTTGGAAGGGTTTGCGAGTGGTGGGTATGAGAACATTCAAGGAGTGCAAGAGACTGGCCCCAGGCTCTTGTTCCCTATGGAGGAGTTGAAGCCTGTTCCAGGCAACACTGAGTATGATCAAAATAGAGAGCAAGGTGATACAAGTGGATTCTGGAATGGAATATATTAG